A window from Azoarcus sp. DD4 encodes these proteins:
- a CDS encoding transporter: MKRRGEVAVGRRQCASTLGRLGAAAALAVAAVGPAHAVDVDAGDYTALPAGTNLALVYYQQATRDALYASGKRVPIDAGLDSQVGILRGVHFTEIGGYIVDPQFLLPFGRLEGKDDLSPLGSASGVGDLILAATVWLVNRPDSGTYFGITPFLYLPTGEYDRKDALNLGENRWKFALQAGFITKLSENFTLDLVGDVTVYGDNDKFGAAGVTMKQDPAYQVQGFLRYHLSPGLDLRAGVSHSFGGETRVAGVDQHDRLETTKATLGSAWFVTPSVQLMFNYGRDLSVRSGLREDNRFNLRLLKVF, encoded by the coding sequence ATGAAGCGAAGAGGGGAGGTGGCCGTCGGCCGCCGACAGTGCGCATCGACACTCGGACGGCTGGGCGCCGCGGCAGCGCTCGCAGTGGCGGCGGTGGGGCCGGCCCATGCGGTCGATGTCGATGCGGGTGACTACACGGCGCTGCCGGCCGGTACCAATCTGGCGCTCGTCTATTACCAGCAGGCCACGCGCGATGCGCTTTACGCCTCCGGCAAACGGGTGCCGATCGATGCCGGGCTCGATTCGCAGGTCGGCATCCTGCGCGGCGTTCACTTCACCGAGATCGGCGGCTACATCGTCGATCCGCAGTTCCTGCTGCCTTTCGGACGGCTGGAGGGCAAGGACGACCTGTCGCCGTTGGGCAGCGCCAGCGGTGTCGGCGACTTGATCCTGGCGGCGACGGTATGGCTGGTGAACCGGCCGGACAGCGGCACCTATTTCGGCATTACGCCCTTCCTCTACCTCCCGACCGGCGAGTACGACCGCAAGGACGCGCTCAATCTCGGTGAGAACCGGTGGAAGTTCGCGCTGCAGGCCGGCTTCATCACCAAGCTGTCGGAGAACTTTACCCTCGATCTGGTGGGCGACGTCACCGTCTACGGCGACAACGACAAGTTCGGCGCCGCCGGCGTCACGATGAAGCAGGATCCGGCCTACCAGGTGCAGGGCTTCCTGCGCTATCACCTCTCGCCCGGTCTGGATCTGCGCGCCGGTGTGTCGCACAGCTTCGGCGGCGAGACCCGCGTCGCCGGCGTGGATCAGCACGACCGCCTGGAAACCACCAAGGCCACCCTCGGTTCGGCCTGGTTCGTCACGCCCTCGGTCCAGCTGATGTTCAACTACGGCCGCGACCTTTCGGTCCGCAGCGGTCTGCGCGAAGACAATCGCTTCAACCTGAGACTGCTCAAGGTCTTTTGA
- a CDS encoding sigma-54-dependent Fis family transcriptional regulator → MNHPSSDFDRSIQHARRLFREGREIPSPIVADAVQRSWLRSRDYGLDEDARIVFEPLSRTPLRNLEEEHRLLACHAEPEMRRLFAALGGADWIVACLEAQGHVIRALGGDRPELRGIATALRPGVNLNERVVGTNGPGCALAEQRVSVICGAEHFLEEIRKFSCVAVPIFHPDGRLAGALNASRNHDGRPLGIVEPLALAARAIENSMLAGIPSAHVLHLHYSAEMVLSGLAGLLAISAEGRLLGATPTARQLLGLEAASGQAVETLFAEPLGRLLDRLRHAGGRPEAVRCSNGIVLYARLEEPGGAVRSHAARTADAKAPATLRAMCIDSGSEPAIRQAERAFAWDLPILVNGETGTGKEMLARHLHDSGPRKRGPFVAINCSAIPAGLIESELFGYEGGAFTGARRTGMAGRIEQADGGTLFLDEIGDMPKELQARLLRVLQERSLTRLGGSRVQRVDCSLICATHRDLRTLVERGEFREDLYYRINGLRVELPPLRKRDDFDALVGHLMRAEAGGRPVPALSPGAAEMLRRRHWPGNIRELQQVLRLGMALAEHERIAPEHLPRDLLRPAPAERDDGVAPQTTLEHAELEAIRGALERNRRNLSATARELGIARATLYRKLRHFGLMTGDEHERTRR, encoded by the coding sequence ATGAACCACCCCAGTTCGGACTTCGACCGCAGCATCCAGCACGCCCGCCGCCTGTTCCGCGAGGGCCGCGAGATCCCGTCCCCCATCGTCGCCGACGCCGTCCAGCGTTCCTGGCTGCGGTCGCGCGACTACGGCCTGGACGAAGACGCTCGCATCGTCTTCGAGCCGCTTTCCAGAACGCCGCTGCGCAATCTGGAAGAGGAGCACCGTCTGCTCGCCTGCCACGCCGAGCCCGAAATGCGGCGCCTGTTCGCGGCACTGGGCGGGGCGGACTGGATCGTCGCCTGCCTCGAAGCGCAGGGGCATGTCATCCGCGCGCTGGGCGGCGACCGGCCGGAACTGCGCGGCATCGCCACCGCGCTGCGGCCGGGCGTCAATCTGAACGAGCGTGTCGTCGGCACCAACGGCCCCGGCTGCGCGCTGGCCGAACAACGTGTGTCGGTGATCTGCGGCGCCGAACATTTCCTCGAGGAAATACGCAAGTTCAGTTGCGTGGCGGTGCCGATCTTCCATCCCGACGGCCGCCTGGCCGGTGCGCTCAACGCCTCCCGCAATCACGACGGCCGCCCGCTCGGCATCGTCGAACCCCTCGCGCTCGCGGCACGCGCGATCGAAAACAGCATGCTCGCCGGCATTCCGTCCGCCCATGTGCTGCACCTGCACTACAGCGCCGAAATGGTGCTGTCCGGCTTGGCTGGCCTGCTGGCGATCTCCGCAGAAGGCCGGCTGCTCGGCGCCACGCCCACCGCGCGGCAGTTGCTCGGTCTGGAAGCGGCAAGCGGACAAGCGGTCGAGACGCTGTTCGCCGAACCGCTCGGCCGCCTGCTCGACCGCCTGCGGCACGCCGGCGGCCGGCCTGAAGCGGTCCGCTGCAGCAACGGCATTGTCCTGTACGCCCGTTTGGAAGAGCCGGGTGGCGCGGTGCGCAGCCACGCAGCGCGCACGGCAGACGCCAAGGCGCCCGCCACGCTGCGGGCAATGTGCATCGATTCAGGCAGCGAACCGGCCATCCGGCAGGCGGAACGGGCCTTCGCGTGGGATCTGCCCATCCTGGTCAACGGCGAAACCGGCACCGGCAAGGAGATGCTGGCGCGCCACCTGCACGACAGCGGCCCGCGCAAGCGCGGCCCCTTCGTCGCGATCAACTGTTCGGCCATCCCCGCCGGCCTGATCGAATCCGAGCTCTTCGGCTACGAAGGCGGCGCCTTCACCGGTGCACGCCGCACCGGCATGGCCGGCCGCATCGAACAGGCCGACGGCGGGACGCTCTTCCTCGATGAAATCGGTGACATGCCGAAGGAACTGCAGGCCCGCCTGCTGCGCGTACTCCAGGAACGCAGCCTGACCCGGTTGGGCGGCAGCCGCGTACAACGCGTCGACTGCTCGCTGATCTGCGCCACCCACCGCGACCTTCGCACCCTCGTCGAACGTGGCGAGTTCCGCGAAGACCTTTACTACCGGATCAACGGGCTGCGGGTGGAACTGCCGCCGCTGCGCAAACGCGATGACTTCGACGCGCTGGTGGGCCACCTGATGCGCGCCGAGGCCGGCGGCCGTCCAGTACCCGCGCTCTCGCCCGGTGCGGCGGAAATGCTGCGGCGCCGCCACTGGCCGGGCAACATCCGCGAACTGCAGCAGGTACTGCGGCTGGGAATGGCGCTGGCCGAACACGAACGGATAGCGCCGGAGCACCTGCCGCGGGATCTCCTCCGCCCGGCACCGGCCGAGCGCGACGACGGTGTCGCGCCGCAGACGACGCTGGAACACGCGGAACTGGAAGCGATCCGCGGTGCGCTGGAACGGAATCGCCGCAATCTTTCCGCCACCGCACGCGAACTCGGGATAGCGCGCGCCACGCTCTACCGCAAGCTGCGGCATTTCGGCCTGATGACCGGCGACGAACACGAGCGCACGCGGCGGTGA
- a CDS encoding GGDEF domain-containing protein: MMLKRISHSLLTRLICFGLLLVVLGGSARFYFQAKFLREDLTQLVSAQQLAFAEAVAQDIDFKLQDRLRLLNRLSATLPQRLLDQPEALQSWLAERYQLNPVFSLGIIVADSAGRVLAEYPPFPGRLGASIADNPDFIRAVGGQGGIGRPQFGIFTKQPLLPIGAPLSGRDGRVRAVLIGLTELSAPDFLDRISAGRIGETGGFLLVSPADQLFVAAGRPDMIMKPTPPGGVNPLHDRAMKGFRGSGITTNAQGVEEVSAIASVPTTGWFVVARLPTAEAFAPVRRAQQVVIRHSFTAMLIVLLVAGFIIRRMLGPLHRAAHLADRMTHGEIPLAPLPVVRDDEVGHLTRAFNQLLSKLSRSQAELQRMAHHDELTGLPNRVLLADRMQQGLARARRKGTRIAVLYLDLDGFKPINDELGHEAGDLALQEVSQRLTGVLRQSDTLARVGGDEFVLLVTDLADGELDGVAELARRCIDTLSPPLLLKGSLRMLGVSIGIAFSEGEDDADRLLLAADEAMYAAKKDGRGRYTIAPMRADRPALASVLAVGAAAPSAVPEPQTSGN, encoded by the coding sequence ATGATGCTGAAGCGCATTTCCCACAGCCTGCTTACCCGCCTGATCTGTTTCGGTTTGCTGCTGGTCGTCCTGGGCGGAAGCGCTCGGTTCTATTTTCAGGCCAAGTTCCTCCGCGAGGATCTCACCCAACTGGTGTCGGCCCAGCAACTCGCCTTCGCCGAAGCCGTCGCCCAGGATATCGATTTCAAGTTGCAGGACAGGCTGCGGCTGCTCAACCGCCTGTCCGCCACCCTGCCCCAAAGACTGCTCGACCAGCCGGAGGCGCTGCAGTCCTGGCTGGCGGAGCGCTATCAGCTGAACCCGGTGTTCTCGCTCGGCATCATCGTTGCCGACTCCGCCGGCCGGGTACTCGCGGAATACCCCCCTTTCCCGGGACGCCTGGGTGCCTCCATCGCCGACAACCCGGACTTCATCCGCGCCGTTGGCGGCCAAGGCGGAATCGGCCGGCCTCAATTCGGCATCTTCACCAAACAGCCGCTCCTGCCGATCGGTGCGCCGCTCAGCGGCCGCGATGGGCGCGTGCGTGCCGTGCTGATCGGTCTCACCGAACTGTCGGCACCGGATTTCCTCGATCGCATTTCCGCCGGCCGCATCGGCGAGACCGGGGGCTTCCTGCTGGTGTCCCCCGCGGACCAGCTATTCGTCGCAGCCGGCCGGCCCGACATGATCATGAAGCCGACCCCGCCGGGCGGCGTTAACCCCCTGCACGACCGCGCCATGAAAGGCTTCCGCGGCAGCGGCATCACCACCAACGCGCAGGGCGTCGAGGAAGTGTCGGCCATCGCCAGCGTGCCCACCACCGGCTGGTTCGTCGTGGCGCGGTTACCGACGGCCGAGGCCTTCGCCCCGGTGCGGCGTGCGCAACAGGTCGTGATCCGCCACAGCTTCACCGCGATGCTCATCGTGCTGCTGGTGGCCGGCTTCATCATCCGCCGGATGCTGGGTCCGCTGCACCGCGCCGCCCATCTCGCCGACCGCATGACCCACGGCGAGATTCCGCTGGCACCGCTGCCGGTGGTGCGCGACGACGAGGTCGGCCACCTCACCCGCGCCTTCAACCAGCTGTTGTCCAAGCTGAGCCGCAGCCAGGCCGAGCTGCAGCGGATGGCCCACCACGACGAACTCACCGGCCTGCCCAACCGCGTGCTGCTCGCCGACCGCATGCAGCAGGGCCTGGCGCGGGCGCGGCGCAAGGGCACCCGCATTGCCGTCCTCTACCTCGATCTGGACGGTTTCAAGCCGATCAACGACGAACTCGGGCACGAGGCGGGCGACCTGGCTTTGCAGGAAGTGTCACAGCGACTGACGGGCGTGCTGCGCCAGAGCGATACCCTGGCCCGCGTTGGCGGCGACGAATTCGTCTTGCTGGTCACCGACCTAGCCGACGGCGAACTCGACGGCGTGGCCGAGCTCGCGCGCCGGTGCATCGACACCCTTTCACCGCCGCTGCTACTCAAGGGCAGCCTGCGCATGCTGGGCGTATCGATCGGCATCGCATTCAGCGAGGGCGAGGACGACGCCGACCGCCTGTTGCTGGCGGCGGACGAGGCCATGTACGCGGCAAAGAAAGACGGCCGCGGTCGCTACACGATTGCGCCGATGCGCGCGGACAGGCCCGCCCTTGCATCGGTCCTGGCAGTGGGCGCGGCCGCTCCTTCTGCCGTCCCCGAGCCGCAGACGTCAGGCAACTGA
- a CDS encoding VOC family protein, translated as MTIQLDHVIVPSHTRDASARRLAELLDVPCGPARAGPFYAVYVNDGLTLDFVETEDSFPVEHFCFRVDEDDFDRILGRIQAAGIDYRSAVRGPTDWRINTDYGGRQIYWNVPDGHQWEILTVSYARRGG; from the coding sequence ATGACCATACAGCTCGACCACGTCATCGTGCCCTCGCACACCCGGGACGCTTCGGCCAGACGCCTGGCCGAACTGCTGGACGTGCCCTGCGGGCCCGCCCGGGCCGGCCCCTTTTACGCCGTATATGTGAATGACGGCCTGACTCTCGACTTCGTCGAAACCGAAGACTCCTTCCCGGTGGAACACTTCTGCTTCCGCGTGGACGAGGACGACTTCGACCGCATTCTCGGCAGGATCCAGGCCGCCGGCATCGACTATCGCAGCGCCGTACGCGGCCCCACCGACTGGCGGATCAACACCGACTACGGTGGCCGCCAGATCTACTGGAACGTGCCCGACGGGCATCAATGGGAAATACTCACCGTCAGCTACGCCCGCCGGGGCGGCTAA
- a CDS encoding GFA family protein produces MLQTYRGSCHCGAVRFEADLDLTQPTFRCNCSICRRTRFWAAVARADGFRLLSGKSELTRYVFNSMKNEHFFCRHCGVRAFGVGNDTPIGKMYGVNLGCLDDVSDEQLATVPITYVDGLEDRWQQAPEFWRHL; encoded by the coding sequence ATGCTGCAAACCTATCGCGGCAGCTGCCACTGCGGCGCTGTCCGTTTCGAAGCCGACCTCGACCTGACCCAGCCGACCTTCCGCTGCAACTGTTCCATCTGCCGCCGCACCCGTTTCTGGGCCGCGGTCGCCAGGGCGGACGGCTTCCGCCTGCTGTCCGGCAAGTCGGAACTCACCCGTTACGTCTTCAACTCGATGAAGAACGAACACTTCTTCTGCCGCCATTGCGGCGTGCGCGCTTTCGGCGTGGGCAACGACACGCCTATCGGCAAGATGTACGGTGTCAATCTCGGTTGCCTGGACGATGTCTCGGACGAGCAGCTCGCGACAGTCCCGATCACTTATGTCGACGGCCTGGAAGATCGCTGGCAGCAGGCGCCGGAGTTCTGGCGGCACCTGTAG
- a CDS encoding cation diffusion facilitator family transporter has translation MRTLTPQQALLLSLAAAVSTIGMKTAAWWLTGSVGYLSDALESLVNLAGAGFALVMVSYAQEPADSRHPYGHGKAEYFSAAFEGGLIFLASVAILYTAGERLLNPQPLGELGIGTALSVGASLINFLVARVLFQVGKANRSVALEADARHLMTDVWTTAGVVIGVAIAGFTGLTWLDPVIAAAVALNILREGWQLMHRSVDGLMDGAQSEEEIAAIETVLQSFAAEGCRHANLTTRVAGAQRFAEVDIRVPGDWSVTRAHALADAVERMVEQQTRTRLKTHIEPI, from the coding sequence ATGCGCACCCTTACTCCGCAGCAGGCCCTGCTGCTCTCGCTGGCCGCGGCCGTCAGCACCATAGGCATGAAGACCGCCGCCTGGTGGCTCACCGGCTCGGTCGGTTACCTTTCCGACGCGCTGGAATCGCTGGTCAACCTCGCCGGAGCCGGCTTTGCGCTGGTGATGGTGTCCTACGCACAGGAACCGGCGGATTCGCGCCACCCCTACGGCCACGGCAAGGCCGAGTATTTTTCCGCAGCCTTCGAAGGCGGGCTGATCTTCCTGGCCTCCGTCGCCATCCTGTACACCGCCGGCGAACGCCTGCTCAATCCGCAGCCCCTCGGCGAACTCGGCATCGGCACCGCGCTGTCGGTCGGCGCCAGCCTGATCAACTTCCTGGTGGCGCGCGTGCTGTTCCAGGTTGGAAAGGCGAACCGCTCGGTCGCGCTGGAGGCCGATGCCCGCCATCTGATGACCGACGTATGGACCACCGCCGGGGTCGTCATCGGCGTCGCGATCGCCGGCTTCACCGGCCTGACCTGGCTCGACCCGGTGATCGCCGCCGCGGTGGCGCTCAACATCCTGCGCGAAGGCTGGCAGCTGATGCATCGCTCGGTGGACGGCCTGATGGACGGCGCCCAGAGCGAGGAGGAGATCGCCGCCATCGAGACGGTGCTGCAGTCCTTCGCCGCCGAGGGCTGCCGCCACGCCAATCTCACGACCCGCGTTGCCGGCGCCCAGCGCTTTGCCGAAGTGGACATCCGCGTGCCGGGCGACTGGAGCGTCACCCGCGCCCATGCGCTGGCGGACGCCGTCGAACGCATGGTCGAGCAGCAGACCCGCACGCGCCTCAAGACGCATATCGAGCCGATCTGA
- a CDS encoding flavin reductase family protein, with protein sequence MNAEESGQFVWNMATYDLDEAVNISSEELPPEVDEFAVAGLTKAAATRIRPPRVAESPVQFECEYMTTLRLPGNGAMGAVDVVFGKVIAVHIADWALTPEGRIDILKVRPPARLGYHDCTSIEHMFTMATAMKTGAGSAGLEGSPEKAMAALGTG encoded by the coding sequence GTGAATGCGGAGGAATCCGGCCAGTTCGTGTGGAACATGGCGACCTATGACCTGGACGAGGCGGTGAACATCAGTTCGGAAGAGTTGCCGCCCGAGGTGGACGAGTTCGCCGTCGCGGGGCTGACCAAGGCGGCCGCCACCCGCATCCGCCCGCCGCGGGTGGCGGAATCGCCGGTCCAGTTCGAATGCGAATACATGACCACGCTGCGCCTGCCGGGCAACGGCGCCATGGGTGCGGTGGACGTGGTGTTCGGCAAGGTGATCGCGGTGCACATCGCCGACTGGGCGCTGACCCCGGAAGGCCGCATCGACATCCTCAAGGTCCGTCCGCCGGCGCGGCTGGGTTACCACGACTGCACCTCGATCGAGCACATGTTCACCATGGCGACGGCGATGAAGACCGGCGCCGGCTCCGCCGGGCTGGAAGGATCGCCCGAGAAGGCGATGGCGGCGCTCGGGACGGGCTGA
- a CDS encoding SRPBCC family protein, producing MNTGTVRFHRVLRAPAERIYRAFLDPDGLAKWLPPYGFTAHVEQLDARVGGSFRMSFTNFTTGHSHSFGGEYLALEPGSLIRYTDRFDDPNLPGVMQTTVTLKPVSCGTELGIVQEGIPAVIPVEMCTLGWQESLAQLALLVEPEIRE from the coding sequence ATGAACACCGGTACCGTCCGTTTCCATCGTGTCCTGCGCGCCCCGGCCGAGCGCATCTACCGCGCCTTTCTCGATCCGGATGGCCTCGCAAAGTGGCTGCCGCCTTACGGTTTCACCGCGCATGTGGAGCAACTCGATGCCCGTGTCGGCGGTAGTTTCCGCATGTCCTTCACCAACTTCACCACCGGACACAGCCACAGCTTCGGCGGCGAATACCTCGCGCTCGAACCCGGTTCGCTGATCCGTTACACCGACCGTTTCGACGACCCCAACCTGCCCGGCGTCATGCAGACCACGGTGACGTTGAAGCCGGTGTCCTGCGGCACCGAGCTGGGCATCGTGCAGGAGGGTATTCCGGCAGTGATTCCGGTCGAAATGTGCACGTTGGGCTGGCAGGAATCGCTGGCGCAACTTGCCCTGCTGGTCGAGCCGGAAATCCGGGAGTGA